A single genomic interval of Myxocyprinus asiaticus isolate MX2 ecotype Aquarium Trade chromosome 19, UBuf_Myxa_2, whole genome shotgun sequence harbors:
- the si:dkey-71h2.2 gene encoding low density lipoprotein receptor adapter protein 1-B isoform X2 → MDALKSAGRAIIKSPGVPRHTWGTSKHEKLPENWTDTKETLLEGMVFNVKYLGMTLVGQPKGEDMAAAAIRRIITTAHASAKKFQKVTLTVSPKGIIISDTETNDLIEDVSIYRISYCTTDKTQDKVFAYVSQSQFNETLECHAFLCQKKKVAQAVTLTVAQAFKIALDLWEIAHEDKSKKGRTCYSCTDPESQPESDPNSVSEEEKTQAMMEHKLRKPFLPAFLLPSPHSNTRRRPIKHDSWDVEDSLDDAFSSNMEVGEMDTDWPRPAAELCLRMQL, encoded by the exons agCTCCCAGAGAACTGGACAGACACCAAGGAGACACTCCTGGAAGGGATGGTGTTCAATGTAAAGTATCTAGGCATGACACTGGTTGGTCAACCTAAAGGTGAAGACATGGCAGCGGCTGCTATCAGGAGGATTATAACCACG GCTCATGCCAGTGCGAAGAAGTTTCAAAAAGTGACCCTCACTGTCTCCCCTAAAGGAATCATCATCTCAGACACTGAGACCAATGACCTCATTGAGGACGTTTCCATTTACAG AATTTCTTACTGCACAACAGATAAAACTCAGGATAAGGTATTTGCCTACGTCTCCCAAAGCCAATTCAATGAAACTCTGGAGTGCCATGCCTTTCTATGCCAAAAAAAGAAAGTA GCTCAGGCAGTGACTTTGACAGTAGCACAAGCTTTTAAAATAGCACTGGATCTGTGGGAGATTGCACACGAAG ACAAAAGTAAGAAAGGTCGCACATGCTATTCCTGTACAGACCCCGAATCTCAGCCTGAATCAGATCCAAACAGTGTTTCAG AGGAGGAGAAGACTCAGGCTATGATGGAGCACAAACTTAGAAAGCCCTTCTTGCCTGCCTTTCTTTTACCATCTCCACACAGCAACACTAGGAGACGGCCAATCAAACATGACTCCTGG GATGTGGAAGATAGCCTTGATGATGCATTTTCAAG CAATATGGAGGTGGGGGAGATGGACACAG ACTGGCCACGTCCCGCAGCAGAACTGTGTCTGAGGATGCAGCTGTGA
- the si:dkey-71h2.2 gene encoding low density lipoprotein receptor adapter protein 1-B isoform X1: MDALKSAGRAIIKSPGVPRHTWGTSKHEKLPENWTDTKETLLEGMVFNVKYLGMTLVGQPKGEDMAAAAIRRIITTAHASAKKFQKVTLTVSPKGIIISDTETNDLIEDVSIYRISYCTTDKTQDKVFAYVSQSQFNETLECHAFLCQKKKVAQAVTLTVAQAFKIALDLWEIAHEDKSKKGRTCYSCTDPESQPESDPNSVSEEEKTQAMMEHKLRKPFLPAFLLPSPHSNTRRRPIKHDSWDVEDSLDDAFSRLATSRSRTVSEDAAVSPAEENLLSFSTEDS; the protein is encoded by the exons agCTCCCAGAGAACTGGACAGACACCAAGGAGACACTCCTGGAAGGGATGGTGTTCAATGTAAAGTATCTAGGCATGACACTGGTTGGTCAACCTAAAGGTGAAGACATGGCAGCGGCTGCTATCAGGAGGATTATAACCACG GCTCATGCCAGTGCGAAGAAGTTTCAAAAAGTGACCCTCACTGTCTCCCCTAAAGGAATCATCATCTCAGACACTGAGACCAATGACCTCATTGAGGACGTTTCCATTTACAG AATTTCTTACTGCACAACAGATAAAACTCAGGATAAGGTATTTGCCTACGTCTCCCAAAGCCAATTCAATGAAACTCTGGAGTGCCATGCCTTTCTATGCCAAAAAAAGAAAGTA GCTCAGGCAGTGACTTTGACAGTAGCACAAGCTTTTAAAATAGCACTGGATCTGTGGGAGATTGCACACGAAG ACAAAAGTAAGAAAGGTCGCACATGCTATTCCTGTACAGACCCCGAATCTCAGCCTGAATCAGATCCAAACAGTGTTTCAG AGGAGGAGAAGACTCAGGCTATGATGGAGCACAAACTTAGAAAGCCCTTCTTGCCTGCCTTTCTTTTACCATCTCCACACAGCAACACTAGGAGACGGCCAATCAAACATGACTCCTGG GATGTGGAAGATAGCCTTGATGATGCATTTTCAAG ACTGGCCACGTCCCGCAGCAGAACTGTGTCTGAGGATGCAGCTGTGAGTCCAGCAGAAGAAAATCTTCTGTCTTTCAGCACCGAGGACTCATAA